GAATTACGAGAAGTAAGTTTAAACTTAATATTGCTCTGGAGTTTACCTGCCAAATTTGAAACAATTTTGTGAAAGGATCACAAAATCCTGAACTTTTGCATTGACATTTAAGAGTTATCCATCTGGTATGTAAGAATTAGAGCACATCTTGTTAtagttttcctctgctttcctgcaacAGATCTTCAGGATAGGCCTGCCTCTTCATACGCAGAGGGAGCAAGACCAAAAGAGAATTCATTAAGCGCTTTGAGGCTGAATGCATCCATGAACCAACAGTTGCCTTCTGATCGTCAGCCATCTTTTTTCAACAGAGACTCTAACATAAACTCTTCAAGATCGAGCTATTCTTCAAgacaaaggagaaatgaaatggaatCTCCCCAGAGGAGCATGCAGCCAGCATTTTCTCATACTGCCATTAGAGAAGAAATTCCTTCCTCAAGTGGTTCTGAAAGGGTTTTATCTTCTCAGAGGTCATTAAatgaggctgctgctgacagcgAAGGGAGGCGCACAACCAGACAGCTGCTGTCTCGTTTAGCATCTAGTATGTCATCTACATTTTTCTCTCGAAGATCTAGCCAGGATTCATTGCATACAAGGTCATTAGGTTCTGAAGAGTCATCTGTTGTCCCAAGAGTTCAAGCTTCTGCCATGTCTAGTGCTAATGGAGCTGCAACTCCAGAAACGCCAGGACTTCAGACATCTGAAGCTTCTCAGGGATTTAGTTTTCTTAGACGAAGATGGGGTTTATCAGGAATTTCACAGAATCTTAACTCTGATTCGGACGGGGAAAGCTACAGACCAGACTCTGAAAGCAGGAGCACAGGATCCTGGTTGTCATCATCTTTGAGGAACAGATGTACACCTCTCTTCTCcagaagaaggagagaaggaagagacgAGTCTGCAAGGATCTCTACCTCTGATACAACTGCTAGATCGCAACATGTCTTCAGAAGAAGAGAGTCAGGTGAGGAGACCTCTCTTGAAGCATCAGATAGCCCGCCTAGGGCTTCTGTTAGCAGACCATCAACACCTGCAGTATCTGGTATTCCTACAGCTACTGCCTCCCCACCAGATTCAACCCACAGCAGGAGAAGTTCGGGAATTCTGCCTGGTTCTCTCTTTCGCTTTGCAGTGCCTCCAACATTAGGAAGCAGTCTGTCTGACAATCTTATGATAACTGTAGATATTATTCCCTCTGGCTGGAATCAGTCTGAAGGACAAGAAAGTGATAAGTCTAAAATACCACCTTCAAGAGATCCAGAAAGACTCCAGAAAATTAAAGAGAGGTAAATTAGTATGTTCTTTTGAGATAATTAAATGTACTTGACTTAGCATGAGAGAGTTTTATGTAACCTTGATGTTAAAAGGTACTTTCCTTCAGAGAAGGATGCAACTCACAGCTGTCACCTACAGGCTCGCTTTTGTCTTTAGAGAAACTTGTATTAATCCTCACAGGTTTGAGAACAGTTGGAGGACAGAAATTGTTGTCAAAAAATCGTACGTGAAACGTGTCACAGTGTTTTGTTGATATTACTTCCTGTTCAGTCTGCTTTTAGAAGATTCTGAAGATGAAGAGGGTGACTTATGTAGAATCTGTCAGATGTCGTCTGCAAGTTCTGACAACCTTTTAATAGAGCCATGCAAATGCACTGGAAGTCTTCAGTATGTTCACCAGGAGTGTATGAAAAAATGGCTGCAGTCCAAGATTAATTCAGGTAAAGGAGACAACAGACTGTGGTAAATGTCTGGGTATGGTGGGAGACTTACCAGTACGATTGCTGTTAATAACATTAAgacacatttttgaaaacagttggggagaaaaaagtgtatatatatatatatattaaaaaaaaaataagcaaaaaaaccaaaaacattatGGCACTTCAAGGCTTTTTtggtatgtgtatgtgtgtacgCATGCACATATGTGTGCGTATTTTCTCCTGTGAGTTATTTCCAAGAACGGTATCTGTCATTTAtagaactacattttttttgtaacgCCTACTAAGATGTTAAACAGAATATAACATTGCAGAGGTCTGGGGCATGAGAAGATACTTTTAAGGGCTACTCTACCAGTTTGGGCAAGTGTGTTCCCAGCAACTCCCTGTGCATGCAGTTCTAATTATTAAGTCTCTTATAGCCAGTCTGACTTTAGCAGAGCGacaggaattttaaaatcaaaaaatatttttctattgcaACAGTTCTTGAATgcattgtcttttttattttttaacatatctTAACTCCCGTTCGAGGCAGTTGAACAggaatatagattttttttaagatacacTTCAGAAACTGCACACTGTACAGATCTTTTTGTATTACTTATAAATTGTTCAATGAACTTAAGTTCAGGATTCTTAAGACTTAAAATACATGGCCTGGTAGAGACATGAAGATcatgaaatactttttacaAAAGGAAGGTGCAGTTTGTTTACTCGGCATAAGATGACCTGCATCAGAGAAAGGACATATTAAAAGCCTCAGCATGTAGGGGAACTTCATTTGAAGTGTGCAACTTTGTAGATAGAAATCAACAAATTTAAGACACAAATCCATCATAatcttggtttgtttgttttgtttcttatgaaACAACTAGTTTCAGACCTGGAACTTCAAGACAACATCTTACTCCAATAATAACTTTAAACTATTCTAGTGTATTTACTTTTGTGTATAACCGGATTACAGTGTGGAATTCAAAGAGCCCAAACAGCAATGATTTTATGCCAGGCTTTCAAGACTTTCAAGAAGTACGGTGTCCAGGCTGAACATGAAGCAAAATACATGCAGCCTGACAGAGAATAAACATTCTGTAGCATTTAAATTCTGATGGTTGTAGATGATCACTACATTTATACCAGAGACCATCGTTTCATCTAACCTTGCTTtgggaaataaaaccaagaaataGTTACAGTTTTTAGTGCTTATATAATTGTGTCCTGTATTTTAGATTGTTGCAACTTGACACTGATTTCTTAACTTCCCCCTGCACTTCCCAACCAGGTTCTTCTTTGGAAGCAGTAACTACTTGTGAACTGTGTAAGGAGAAGTTGCATCTGAATCTGGAAGACTTTGATATTCATGAACTCTATAGGGCACATGCAAATGAACAAGTTAGTATATTTTGCTTAGTTTGGTAAGTGTTGATTTTGTGTTGGGAGGGCACTCCTctttagagaaggaaaatgtttcccCTTTTCAGGAGGACTGATGTGCACGTAAAGTAACAAAACCGTGGAACAGATATATCTCCTCAGTATTCAAATTCTATCctccttctttttcctattgCTAAGCCTCCAGTAAAGGTACTATATCTCGTATCCTTAAGTGCAGATCTGCAGGTCTTTCATCTATCTTTGCGGTCTAGTGTCTTTGACGCATAGGTGCAGTGGAAATCCTGCATTCACATTTATTAAATCATGATGTGTCTTTCCTTTTagcgtttttgtttgtttgtttgagaacattttaaacaattgtTTTAAACATACCATTAAAACTATTACTTTATTCCTTTAATTAAAGTGTAAAAACCAACTTCTTTTATAACAGAGCTTCTTGCTGCTCCTTCAAGtgcttttctaaattaaaaaaaataataataataattaaaggtCCATTGATATTACTGTCTTTTTATAAAATGCACCATCTTATAACCACTGGATTGTGTAGTATTTTACAATGAATACATATTAGAAAGCTGGCATTGATATATTGAATTATTCAGGGGGTTTTCTGTGTTCTCTGGGTTGAATTCTGTGAATGTAGGAAGACTAATGAAATTTGCCTACCTgagaagttaaaagaaaatacagaaaaataactccAACTTTGAAATGTGTGAACTTGGCGAAACATCAGCCTCTGATTTTCTTACTATTTAGAGTAAGCTAACTTACTCTGGTACTCTAGCTCCTTTCACCTGGGCCACATCGTGAACGGTCCGTAAGAGTGCTGTCATCTTACATTTTAGCACTACTGAGTGTTGGTTACTGTCACTGTACTTCAATAGAAGTAAGGcctttaaagcttttttctaaagaattaaCTTTAAATAATCAATTCAGCAGTAGTAGCATTTCgaaaattttcctttattgtagtgaaaataatttcttgaaatatttattaacacCTACGGacaacactttttctttctgtaaagtaTTGGGAACACTgaaaagaagccaaaaagaAGCCagcaaagttttgttttttttttttttttcaaatggtaCAATTCTCTGCTCCTTAGATTCTTACCTGTGAACTAGTCACACTGACTTAAATAGAAAGAGTTCCACAAATAAAATCCATCTTCAAGGATAACAGGTTAGATCTGTGGTGAGTGGGAGGAACTACAAGTATAATAGCATTTTagtaattaatttgttttttcctattacaTTTCCCTAACTTCCTTGGAACAACTAGAGATCAAATATGTAGTGCTTCCAATAAAATTGAATTCTTGTTCTGCCTCTTGAATCGCATGTAAATATACTGCTAACATTCTGAATGTTTCTTTTGATCTCCTTTAAGGCAGACTATGAATTTATCAGCTCTGGTCTCTACCTTGTAGTGTTGTTACACTTATGTGAACAGCGCTTTTCTGATATGCTAGGAACTGCAAGTGAGGCCAGCACACGTGTCAGAGTAAGTATGCATTAATTTTATGTCAGGAATTGCTCGTACAGTGAACTTAGAACTATATTGTTGTCTTGAATGACTTAGGAGCTAGATACCCAAGAAGTACTACTGTTAATTAAGAGATTTTGATGTAAAATGGTCTAGATTTGTCTAATGTAGTGACACTATGTTTGATTTGAAACTGAAGGGTACTACGTTATTTCAGTTACTGTgttgcaaaattaattttgtcaaGGTTATCAGTAACTGATTGCTTTGCGTGTATCTTACCATAACTGCTGGGTATTTATCCAAAACTGGAGGGTTTATCTTCCTCTGTATACAACGTTCAGTTTAGAACATTGGACCATCTGACTTGACAGACCTTTCTCATTATGCCAGTCTGCATTACAGAGGTCTGGACCTTGCTTTGTCCATCTGCTGGATTGAGCCTTAAATAAGTACTTGAAACTGCCGAGCTATAGGATGATTTTCTGACATTAGTCAAAACTCTTAATAATTGGGTTTGACTGGATTCTTGTCACTTAAACGCCTTGACTTAGAAATGCAGTAAGTGCACCTTGGACCAGTAAGAGATCATCATACAAAATCATTTCTGCATAGTGActctttcaaaaatctgtattcTACATGTTAATTTGATACTGGATAGTGAATCTCTGTGCTCTTCGACAACTGATCCCCTGaaaggtatatttttttaaaattgcttaaaaagaaTTGGCAATATAAAGCTTGTCTAAAGCTTGTTTGAATATTTGCATAGCAGGTAGTAGGCCTTTGGAGTAgaagcagggctgtgctcaAATCTTTTACTGCATTAGAACAGTGGTCCTCTTTCTGTACATGCCCAGTTATATAGCTTATTTTCTGTGGTTCACAAATGAAATGtccattaggaagaaattctttactctgagggtggtgaggcactggaacaggttgcccggagaagctgtggatgcccccatccctggagctgtttaatggggctttgggcagcctggtctggtgggaggtgtccctgcccacggcagggggttggaattagatggttttaaggtcccttccaacccaaaccattttatgactCTGATTTTCCAAAAGACACAATCTAACTGTAGCCAGCATCCAGTACAGTTTATTACCTCGAGGATATTGCAAAAGTAAGATGTTCTTAATGTTTCTGATCAGGCACAGCATTACATAGTTGTGTGATGCTACATTTTAAACCAGTAAAGATCACCCATATGCGTTTGATACTGAAACCATAACTGGGCTATGGAAACCTCTTAGGttattcttgtttccttttactTGCTGTGTCAGCATCTGTCCTATCATTTAAACAGTGATGTAGATTGTCACTGTTCTTCTAACATTTAGCTGCCACTATTGCCTAGTAGTTACCCTgattttaaacttcatatttACGGATATATTCTTCAGTggatttatgcttttttttcaatagCCTCGTTCAGCCAGAGGGCTCTGTTTTGCCATATAAAtagtgaaataaatgaaatggatTCAACTAATGAAGTCCTTGTGGGGTTACGGTTTTGTGCATTGGAATTTGTAGGAACGGTTTTCACAAAGCTGCCAATTTCTTATGTGTGTGCAACTCTCAAAATAGATGTGTCTTACAGTCATGAAGATGGGGAGGCACTAACTGCTAACAGAAGCATTTGACATAGTGTGGAAGCTGAAAAAACTGTGCAGTAGCAATTTGAAGTCTAATATGTGGGACTTTATGTTaaattttgtattgattttgtAAGTTGAGCAAGTGGGTTAGGATAACCAACACCTGGAATGAAGCTTTGGGAtataaaaagtgaagaaaacgTGAAGAAAACTTCTTTGCTAACGTGTTGCAAATTACTGCACATAAACTTTGCAACTTTTAAACTACTTTCTCTCTGCCTTGTTTCTAGTTTATTAACCTTGCAAGAACTCTTCAGGCACATATGGAAGATATTGAAAGTAGGtgcttcccctctcctcctccttccccccccattAGATCTACTCAAAGTTAAATGAGTGCAATCCTCCTTTGCCAAGATGATTCATACTACCAAActtaattactgaaaaattgaCTTTACCCAGTGCTTTTTCCAGTATCAGTAGAATTATTCTGGGTGGGAGCTGATTTTAATTCTCCATGATGGATTTCCCAATAGCATCATGACTATGCAAGACTATGCAAGTGTTTCCTGCCAGTGATACCAAGATTCTTTGTGAATTCATTCTAGTAGTACCTAATTATGGAAATGGTGGTGACCTTTAGGCTGTAGCCTTTTCATGAGTTCTggtagaaaaaaagcatttcaggcTAAATTTGACTGTGCTTAAATTACCATacttttcttgccctttttgttTACCTCGTTTTCCCCGCTTTTTGGATGTACATATTCTTTGATCAGCACTGTCCACTTCTGGAATGAATTTAACAGTTCTCAATTAAGGTAGAGGACTAGCTTACTTTTCACCTAGTTGTTCTTCAGTGCGATGAAGTGAGAAAAATGTGTGCTGACCTGTGGTAAATGTAGCCTGAATCTGAGTATTATTTCTGGGCATTGTGAATAGGCAGTGGAAAGGTAATcggtttatctttttttctagtGTCTGTTTGTCTGTCAACATGCAAATTTTGTATATGCATTGAGCTTTCAGTGAATAGGACGTGTTTGGAGTATGATATAAGgaatgctgggggggggggaggattgTTTAATTCGAGAAGCAGCGGATTATTTCTGCGTTCAGAGCACTACGTAGGTAATATTTTCTATAACAGAGATGGATTGGAATTCAGGATTTATTCTTAAGTTATGTGTATTCTTATCATAGTAGAAGTTAATCTTAGTAAGTGGCATTCCACACAGCAATTTAATCCGTATTTGACCTAGACTTTAACTTGCAGGTGAGGAATACTGACTTGAAATTTATTATTGACACCATTTGAGTTATGTTTCtcttctgagaaatgtttttgggaggctggagaagtgatgagaaaaatgttgcttCCCTCTTTATGTTCAGAGAGAGAACAAATTACGTGATTCAAATAATTTCAAGACTGCAGAGCTTGCTTTGGAGGACAGATTAATTCCTGTTAGGCACAAGCTAACTTTACAAACCTATTGTAGATGTTTGTACTTAGTTTTTATCACAGCTGACAAGCATGCGTTTGTCCTTTAATTCATGTTTCAATAGCAGAATCCTATGCATATGGGGACTTTATCTTACGTAGACTGAAAGAATGGGGGTGGAGATAGGAGCTGCTTCCAAGTAGGACTCACTTAATTGTGTTAAGcaacagatatatatatatatatatatatatatatatgtatatgtatatatatgtgtatatatatatatacatacatatatatatatacacacacaaaacatatgtgtatatatatataaatgtaaatgtcaGAAATTTGTTTGCTTAGACTAATGAACTTTTCTAGGTATTTTAGTATAAAGTATAAAGATAGTTTAACTGTAGGAGTAATTTCTTCCCCTGTGTTGGGTGCAGCTGTCATAGCTTGAACATACTCTCTCTCCTCTTACTACAGTTGGAATTAGCCACTGTGAACTTTATATAAAAGTTGAATCTCTGGcataatcattttttcttccttttattttgagGAGGAACAGCAGGAGGACACTGCAGTTTGTAATGTGgaattaagatttaaaaatgctaCGTTTTTTCAGATGtgagatgcatttaaaaattaagctaTGAAATTATACAAGGTTTGGGGCCGGTATTACAGTCAGCTATTTATATTATGAAATCACCTTTATTTCCACTACTCATTTCAAACTAAAAGTGCTCTAGTTCTAAATTTAACAGACCTTTATGAAGGCTTCTGATTATACTGTGTTGTTCCAACAGCTTCTGAGGATGATTCTGAAGACTGATGCTGGTGGAACTGTGTTGCAAGAGACAAACGGatgtgctgcagaaatgctgaactGGCGAGAACAACATCaacatgcatttgtttttgctcTCCTTAGTAAAAAGTGCATTGAATATTACTGTAGTTTTTGAAGCACTGTTAAATTCAAAATCAACTGCTGCACTGTGGAACTCAGTGGATTTGAGAACTACTCAGCATGTGCAAAGATTagatatatgtgtgtatatgtatatatataaggcaacttcactttttaaatgatGGGGATGTGCTTCGTTTTGGGAGACAtcagattttgaatatttaagaaAGCTATATctctctttatttccttcttacaTATAGtcacatttctggttttgtctaTCCAGTTTTGCTCCTCTACTGGCACTAAGTGGTTATTGTGGGTTTTGGGGTAAGGGCGGGCAGGGAGGGTGGGGATGTCCATGTACCtaagtagcttttttttcttttctttttttttaatgcctcttTTGCGGCCTCATATAGTAACTGATTGCTTCCAGTGTTAATGAATGAGCAGGAGGATGAGCAAGGTACAGTAGAGACTGTTTGgttttcagtttatttgaaGAGTATTAACTCAAAAAGCAATAAGAACTTGCAGTGGTCTTCTAATACATAGTGTTAATGATGGTTTTTTTATTTACCGGTTTGGAAGTTGGAGATTATATTTGATATTATGTGGGTATTCCATTATGGAATATTGCAGGTGTAAACTCTTGCATTTCAGCATTCCTGGCAGATATGCAACTCGATAAAGACCTAAGTTTGTGTTAGTTCAATCAGACTTTTTTATGTCCCACCTTCACTGTTCAAAGCACTGGTTATCGATGTGTTTTCTAGTGTTGTCACTTCtttataaataaagtaaaaatgaggTATGCATCTTCACTGGTATTgtccattttatttatacatgGATATCTACCAGAacatatatttgaaaacttGGAAAGCTGTTGTCTGTGGTTTATCTTTACTAATGTTTGTAAATTCTTTATGCAGATATTTAAGATTGTTTctcaacattttaaattgaaatgctTTATATGAATGGTGGTACAATAAATTGTCATACGTGTATCAGAATCGTATTTgctataaatatttctcttggcCTTTTAATGATTGGTAAGAATGTATCTGCAAGGAGTTGATTATGTTGAAATACCTTGAGTTTATGTACAAACGAACTtgtgaggaagaaagaacatACCTTGACAGCAGAAATGAACTCACGATTTTAGGAGTTACCCTAAAACTTAGTTTAGTATTATATGAGATGGCCTGTCACCTGTAAGCCTTGAAAGAAACCGGGATACTGAAGAAGTCGAACGTTTGTGCTCATTCTGATAACCTGAAGCCATTGGTTATGCAGCGACAATACCTATAATTCTGGCAATTAGCTGAAATAACAGCTTTCCTTCAGCTATTCATTTGAAAGGTGGAGGCCTAGGCATACgtgaatttttttctaaatcatttctgaagaaagtgaATTAACGCGAGTAGAAAAAGATAAACGTTGGATCGTTTCTGAGTTGATGTAGCTTAGTAAACCGTTACTGAAGTAAACGGCGTTTCGCGCgtgctgggtgcaggcagaGGCGCAGGCATGGGTTTTGGTAGCCTAGCAACGCGGTGACAGGAAGGatagtttaatttctttctgtccttccgTATAACAAAGGGCATTCCTGGGAGGTGAGCAATTCAAGCAGCCGCAGCCCCAAGCACCAGCGCGGTTCAGAGGGCAGGGTGGAGCCGGGGCAAAGCAGAGCGGGGCCGAACGACGTCGGTTGGGGAGGCTGCGGCCGcacgcccccccgccccccccgaaACTTGGCCGTGGCGCACGGCGCCTTGCGGCAGGGCCTCGGCCTGGGAGCCCGGGCGGACCCCGCAGCGaggcgggcgcggggcgcggggcgcggggcgggcgggcggctgacgggcggggcggggccgggcctggTGGGGCCGGCGGAGCCGCCCCGCCCTCGTGCCGGAAGaggccccggggcggcgggagCGCTTCCGGGGCAGCgctggaggcggcggcggcccggcaGCGCCATGACGTCGCTCCGCGCCTTCACCTGCGACGACCTGTTCCGCTTCAACAACAtgtgagccccccccccctcccccggctggggccggccccgcagcccggccgggcCCGCGCTGAGCGTTGCTCTCTGCCCGCAGCAACCTGGACCCGCTGACGGAGACCGTATCCTTCTGCTGCCGCCGGCCGCCCGGCAGGAGGCCTCGGGGGGCGCCGCGCCGGTGTCGCTGTGCTCCTTAACTGAGGGCCGCAGTACGGGATCCCCTTCTACCTGCAGTACCTGGCGCACTGGCCCGAGTACTTCATCGTGGCGGAGGCGCCCGGCGGGGAGCTGATGGGTTACAGTGAgtgccccggccccggccccgctgctccGGGGCCTCCCGCTGCTCCGGGGCTCCGGCCGCCCTcgggccgcggggcgggcgcgCTGCGAGCGCTGGTCGCGGCGCTGAGCTccgggctcgggctcgggctTCCCTTCGCCCGCCGAGAGCCAGCCCCGGGCCGGGGAGCCGCGCGTGCCTTGCCGCGGCGCGGTGGCGTTCCCCGGCAGTACCCGCTGCTGGGGCTGTCTGCCTGTTCGTCCTCCTCGTTACCCGGGCCCCAGCATCCCGGGAGGCCTTCGCAGAGACTCGGGAAATGACCTGTTCGATGTGTTGAAGCCTAAAGCGCGTGTGCTGTGGGTGACGGGTGTTTCTGAAGTACCGTGTGCGATAGGAAGTTTGAGTGGTTGTTCGCAATCTAATGCTTGCGCGGCGCTATGTAGAAACAAACTCCGAAGACGCCCCCACTCCCCACTCAACTccaccctcccccccaaaaaaacaaacaaacaaacaaaccaccttTTTTGGCTACATGTAACGTGTTGGCAGGGCCTAAGCTTTCTTTTGCCAGATTAGCGAAGCTTCCCAAGTTCTCCCCCTCTCAGAGCGACCAGAAATTTCCATTAGCTGCTAGGATGATGAGCCAGTTTTTGGCTTGTAGCCCTCTGTTCTTCCATTATTCCAGTCAGACCCTGAATTCTGTTCATTTAAAGACTCGTGAGAATTGCTTAAGACTTTTATTTAGAAGTCACTCCtcagaaaacaagttttgaaaaatgaCTTAAGTTTTTTAATGCTAGTCAAGAGACTAGCATTTACTAGCGTAATACGAGCAAAACGATGTGTAAAATAATGAAGCAGAACTGTGTGAGAACCGTTTGCATTGTCTGCGGTAGGTGAATTTGGGTGTCAGAATAGGTTCTGTTAGCGTGCAGTTGGTGAAATCAGGAACTAGCATCTGGGGGTCTTTCCAATAGAGCTTGGAATCCAGATGGAAATGTGACCTTCAAGGGCCTTGTCTGCCTTTCTCTGAAGCTCTGATATTTGACCGTACAGACTTGCTAAGTCGTAGAGTGATAATACAGACGTGCCTTGTTCAGCTTTTTGCCACACTCATTGCAGCGTGTGTTTATATACTCTTCTGTAAAGATGTGTATCTGGGGCGCGTTATCCCAAAGGCGCTGCTGTGCTGATACTCTCTATGTCCGCAGTAATGGGTAAAGCAGAAGGCTCTGTGGCTAGGGAAGAATGGCATGGACATGTTACTGCTCTCTCTGTTGCACCAGAATTTCGACGGCTGGGTTTGGCTGCCAAGTTGATGGAACTATTGGAAGAAATCTCAGAAAAGTGAGTATTACCTTTCTCTTTAAGTTGACCTTTTAAAGTATTCTTTCTGTAGACTTTTGTCCGTGATTTAGGTATTTGTTTTACATGAAACATACCCAGACTCCCAGACTTCTCTATTAAATAGTGCCCCAACTGACTGAAATTCCCTGTAGTTAGAGAACAAGAACTAAAAACTTCGcctggcattttaaaatctcttgaTTTCTATGAAAGCTCACTTGCCATGATGAATGGGAAGTAGTCTGAATTTCAGCAAAGACACTGTATAAAGGATCCTTTTCTTGATGTTTTGTGAAGTTCTTTTCCTACCAACTGTGTTTTCCATAGTGCCCCCAACATACTTGTTTAGCAGTTGTGGACTTTGTGCGGGTTCCCTTGGACACAATATTACACCAATGTGGTGCTGCAGACAGTAACTTAGCTTACTTTCCATCTCATGCTGGGTTACTCATAcctgcagaaaataaacacatagGGAAATGTCCCTAGCTCATGCCGGTAGGGCAACCCTGTTGCGGTTGGTAAAATCCAAAAATTGCGTGATTCTTTGAAGAACGTGCGTATTGAGGGCCATCTCCTGTTAGGCAGCTGGATTGTGGgactgaatttttttcttccccagttcATTTTGAAGGGGGCAGTCCGTAAACTAGTGCAATGTAAATGCATCCAAAATATggattataattaaaaatatgtatatatgaaaatgGGGCTTGTGTGGGTATTTGGCTTGCCCTGTTCTTTTTGTTAATAAATCTGAGTGCACTGGATGGCTTAGAAGATTGTTCATGTGACCAAAAAATGACTTCTGCCAGTACTGGGCTTGTCCCTTGGTAAAAGGAGTGCATCTGTTATTACAGCGTGAAACACACCCGATTAGTGTACCGCCACATCAGACCTGTTCTTGGTTACGTGTTGTGGGTTCTTAATTGGAAATATATTCATCTGCTCGttcttactgtgttttgtttattttttcaaagaaagggCGGATTTTTCGTTGATCTCTTTGTGAGAGTATCAAATCAGGTTGCAGTAAATATGTATAAGCAACTAGGCTACAGTGTGTACCGGACAG
This sequence is a window from Cygnus olor isolate bCygOlo1 chromosome 6, bCygOlo1.pri.v2, whole genome shotgun sequence. Protein-coding genes within it:
- the NAA20 gene encoding N-alpha-acetyltransferase 20 isoform X14, which encodes MTSLRAFTCDDLFRFNNINLDPLTETYGIPFYLQYLAHWPEYFIVAEAPGGELMGYIMGKAEGSVAREEWHGHVTALSVAPEFRRLGLAAKLMELLEEISEKKGGFFVDLFVRVSNQVAVNMYKQLGYSVYRTVLEYYSASNGEPDEDAYDMRKALSRDTEKKSIIPLPHPVRPEDIE